The following coding sequences are from one Candidatus Obscuribacterales bacterium window:
- a CDS encoding response regulator: protein MVRILVIEDEEILRSNIVDILEAEGFEVDQADNGRSGVQLAQTRSPDLVICDVMMPELDGHSVLSELRQDPTTALASFIFLTAKATAADMRQGMNLGADDYLSKPFLRTELLEAIATRLSKRQSILKLQQQIEKLEQSNYLKDEFMSTASEELRGPLTNISMAVEMLRKSPNVQKMQRYIELMRSECTRELRLINNLFDLQRLETGARSLRPEMINLQQRLPTMIEPYRQQAQTERQLLQVTLPPYISSMVTDITDLEQILGELLDNACRYTSPRGKIVLEVSRSPMPVGLGEPPCFMTTFMVSNQAELAPEDVAYLTSIFQSAESATSNRRGLGLKLTHKLVKRLKGDLQVTSDAGWTFFVVQLPNYAALD, encoded by the coding sequence GAAGCAGAAGGGTTTGAAGTTGATCAGGCAGATAACGGACGCTCCGGCGTCCAATTAGCTCAAACTCGATCACCCGACTTAGTTATTTGTGATGTCATGATGCCTGAACTAGATGGACACAGCGTATTATCTGAGCTGCGCCAAGATCCAACGACAGCCCTAGCCTCGTTCATTTTTCTAACAGCAAAGGCGACAGCCGCCGATATGCGCCAAGGGATGAATCTGGGAGCTGATGACTATCTGAGTAAACCATTTTTGCGAACGGAACTTCTAGAGGCGATCGCTACACGCCTGAGCAAACGGCAGTCGATTCTGAAGCTGCAACAGCAGATTGAAAAACTAGAGCAATCTAACTACCTCAAAGACGAGTTTATGAGTACGGCGTCGGAAGAACTGCGGGGGCCGCTTACTAATATTTCAATGGCTGTAGAAATGCTGCGTAAGTCTCCCAATGTGCAGAAAATGCAGCGCTATATTGAACTGATGCGCTCAGAGTGTACTCGTGAATTAAGGCTGATTAATAATCTCTTTGATCTCCAGCGCTTGGAAACTGGGGCTCGGTCTCTCCGTCCAGAGATGATCAATCTGCAGCAGCGTCTGCCCACGATGATTGAACCCTATCGCCAGCAGGCACAAACTGAGCGCCAACTTCTCCAGGTCACTTTGCCACCCTACATTTCGTCTATGGTGACAGATATCACGGATTTAGAGCAAATCTTGGGTGAACTGCTCGATAACGCCTGTCGGTATACATCTCCCCGTGGCAAGATTGTCCTAGAGGTGTCGCGATCGCCCATGCCGGTCGGTTTGGGAGAGCCTCCCTGCTTTATGACGACGTTTATGGTCAGCAACCAAGCGGAGCTTGCGCCAGAGGATGTAGCTTACTTGACATCTATTTTTCAGTCCGCAGAATCGGCTACGAGTAACCGTCGAGGCTTAGGGTTGAAGCTAACGCATAAGCTGGTGAAGCGTCTCAAGGGAGATCTGCAAGTTACGAGCGATGCGGGCTGGACATTTTTTGTAGTGCAACTGCCCAATTATGCCGCTCTTGATTGA
- a CDS encoding ParB/RepB/Spo0J family partition protein codes for MIDPSLSIDTSLPDTSLEGDRHIIALGQLLTSEDQPRKHFNPQKMQELTESVKTHGILEPLIVRPIDDNLYELVAGERRYRAAQAAGLHEVPVVVRALTREEALQLALVENLQREDLNVVEETESLIMLLSLRLNQPVKDIPSLLHRLAKSSDNVVGTADEYVLEQIQAIFQSIGTLSWTSFATHRLPLLNLPPHLLEALRSGQIAYTKARAIAKLKETKRQQNLLKDAIRGDLSLRDIQSRIESLADVPQESTLPEPVYAPSLDQRCADLSRQLRRKKAWQNDSKRKQVEKLIAELEAILMNDDES; via the coding sequence CCATATCATCGCCCTAGGGCAGCTCCTCACCAGTGAAGATCAACCTCGTAAGCATTTCAACCCGCAGAAAATGCAGGAACTCACCGAGTCGGTGAAAACCCACGGGATCCTGGAGCCCTTAATTGTTCGTCCCATTGACGACAACTTATACGAATTGGTTGCTGGAGAACGGCGCTACCGAGCGGCCCAAGCTGCTGGTCTCCACGAGGTTCCTGTCGTTGTGCGAGCCCTGACCCGCGAAGAAGCCCTGCAGTTGGCACTTGTCGAGAACCTACAGCGGGAAGACTTGAATGTGGTAGAAGAGACCGAAAGCTTGATTATGTTGCTGTCATTGCGGCTCAATCAACCGGTCAAAGATATCCCATCCCTCTTACATCGCCTTGCCAAATCTTCCGACAACGTTGTCGGAACAGCCGATGAATATGTTCTCGAACAAATTCAGGCTATCTTTCAAAGCATTGGAACCCTCTCCTGGACATCGTTTGCGACCCATCGCTTGCCACTTCTCAACTTGCCACCTCACCTTTTAGAAGCCCTACGGTCAGGACAGATTGCCTACACCAAAGCCAGGGCGATCGCTAAATTGAAGGAAACCAAGCGGCAGCAGAACCTACTCAAAGACGCTATTCGAGGGGATCTATCCCTACGAGACATCCAGTCCCGTATCGAATCACTTGCAGACGTCCCCCAGGAGAGCACCCTTCCCGAACCGGTCTATGCTCCATCCTTGGATCAACGCTGTGCTGACCTCAGTCGCCAGTTGCGCCGTAAAAAGGCGTGGCAAAACGATAGTAAGCGAAAGCAAGTTGAAAAGCTGATTGCAGAACTTGAAGCCATCCTCATGAACGATGATGAGTCTTGA